The sequence below is a genomic window from Streptomyces sp. B21-105.
GCCGGCGCTCCCGGAGTGCCCGTGCTCACCCTCTGCGCCCGCGACGGCGAGGGTGTCGAGAAATTGGCCGGCATCCTGGGGCGCGGCACCGCCGTGCTGCTCGGGGCCTCCGGTGCGGGCAAGTCGACGCTCGCGAACGCCCTGGTGGGCGCCGATGTGATGGGCGTCCAGGCCATTCGCGACCAGGACGGCAAGGGGCGCCACACCACCACGACCCGCAATCTGCTGCTGCTGCCCGACGGGGGCGTTCTCATCGACACGCCGGGTCTGCGCGGCGTCGGCCTCTTCGACGCCGGAGCCGGGGTCGGACGGGTCTTCTCGGAGATCGAGGAGTTCGCACGGGGCTGTCGGTTCCACGACTGCGCGCACGAGTCCGAGCCGGGGTGCGCGGTGCGGGCGGCCGTCGACGAGGGGGAATTGTCGCAGCGGCGGATGGAAAGTTACCGCAAACTCGTCCGGGAGAATCAGTGGATCGTCGCCAAGTCCGACGCCCGCCTGCGCGCCGACGTCCGCCAGGACTGGAAGCGCAGGCAGGCCGAGGGCCGTGCCGCCGCGGAAGCCAAGCGCGGACGCGGCCCGTGGCGGCCCGCTCCGCCGCGGTGACGTCGGGGGAGGCCGGACGCTGACTGCGGAGGTTCCGGGCTGGGCGGAGGCGGTTCCGGTCTGACGGCGGCTCGAGGGCGGCCGGACGCCTGGTGGGACAACGGTGTCCGGACTCCGGCGGCTGGAACCGGTTTCCCGTCTCGTTACGAGACGTTTCTCCGTGTCCGCCGACCAGCCGACCCGGTAATTGATTCCCTCCTCATTTCTGTCCTTCAGCGTCACGTCCGATTTCCCCCAGCAGGGTTTCCGTCACGGGCGAAGACTGGGACCCATGACGGACCAGGACAACCGTTACGAGGCGGTTCGCAGCAGGGACGCCCGGTTCGACGGCGAATGCTTCTTCGCCGTCGAGACCGCCGGCACCTACTGCCGGCCCAGTTGCCCCGCCGTGACGCCGAAAAGCCGTAACGTGCGTTTCTTCGCGACGGCCGCCGCCGCGCAGGGCTCCGGTTTCCGGGCCTGCCGGCGGTGCAGGCCGGACGCCGTCCCGGGATCGGCGGCCTGGAATGCGCGCGCCGACGTCGTCGGCCGGGCCATGCTGCTGATCGGCGACGGAGTCGTCGACCGGGAAGGCGTCACCGGGCTCGCCGTACGGCTCGGCTGCAGCGCTCGCCAGATCCAGCGACAGCTCACCGCCGAACTGGGGGCGGGACCGGTCGCCCTCGCCCGGGCGCAGCGCGCCCACACCGCGCGGGTCCTGCTGCAGACGACCGGTCTGCCGGTGACCCCGAGATCGCCTTCGCGTCCGGCTTCGCCAGTGTGCGCCAGTTCAACGACACCGTCCGAGCCGTGTACGCGTCCACTCCGACCGCACTGCGGGCTGCGGTGCGCACGGCCAGGGCCGCCGTCACACCGTCCGCCGTCACACCGTCCGCCGGGATTCCGCTGCGGCTCGCCCACCGCGGCCCGTACCACTGCGCCGCCGTGTTCGACCTGCTGCACCGCCAGGCGGTGGCCGGGGTGGAGGAGATGAGCGGGCCGGTCGGCTCCCGCACCTGCCGCCGTACGCTGCGATTGCCGCACGGCACCGGTATCGCCGGCGTGGGCGAGTTCGGGGGCGGGCGCACCGGACGTGCGGGCCGGGCCGCGGACGTGCACCCCGGCGGCTGGCTCGACGCCCGGCTGTACCTCACCGACCTCCGTGACCTCACCACTGCCGTCCAGCGGCTGCGACGGCTGTTCGATCTGGACGCCGACCCCTACGCCGTCGACGAGCGGCTGAGCGTGGATCCACGTCTCGCCCCGCTGATCCGCGCCCGGCCAGGGCTGCGCGCCCCGGGGGCGGCAGACCGGGAGGAGTACGCGATCCGGGCGCTCGTGGGACAAGCGGAGGCCGAAAGACTCGTACGCGCTTACGGCAAGGTTCTGGACGCGCCCTGCGGTTCTCTCACCCGCCTCTTTCCCGAGCCTGCCGTCCTGGCGGAGGCCGAGCCCGAAGGCCCTCTGGGCGCGCTCGCCGCGGCCCTTGCCGACGGCGCCGTACGCCTGGACGCCGGAGCCGACCGGGACGACGTCCAGGAGGCACTGCTCGCTCTGCCCGACCTGGACGCCGGCGTCGTCGCGGAGATCCGTGCCCGTGCCCTCGGTGACCCCGACGTCGCCCCACCCGGCGTGGACGCGCCCGACACCTGGCGCCCCTGGCGCACGTACGCCGCGCACCACCTGCGCACCGCGGAGGAACGATGACCGAACCTGCCGCCATGAGCGGCTCGACCGACTCCACAGACCTGACGGGCCCGACGGACTTCATCGGCCTGACCCCACCGAAGGATCTGAGCGAACCGCCTGCCTCGACCGACCTGACACACTCGACGGAGCCGATGCACCCGATACACCCGATGGAGCCGACCCACGCGATGAACTCGTCCCCCTCCATGCCTCCGACGCGATCCGGTCGCCTGATGGAAACAGCGGAAACCGCGGAAAGCATAGAAGCCGCGGAAACCATAGAAAGTGTAGAAACCGCACGGCTGACAGGCTCGACGGGCTCTGCGGGCTCGACGTCGAGCGGTCCGACGTACTGGACGCGTGTGGAGAGCCTGCTCGGCCCCCTGCTGCTCACCGCGGATCCCGACGGCGCGCTGACCAGCCTCTCCGTGCCCGGGCAGAAGGGCGGACGGACCGTCCAGGAGGGCTGGCGGCACGATCGCGGGCCCTTCCGCTCGGCCGAGGAGCAGCTTGCCGCCTACTTCGCCGCCGAGCTGAAGGAGTTCCGGCTGCCGCTGCGCAGTGCGGGCACCGCGTTCCGCGAGCGGGTGTGGGCCGCCCTCGACTCCGTCCCCTACGGTGCGACCACGACGTACGGCGAGGTCGCCGCCCAACTCGGAGCGTCCCGGATGGCCGTGCGGGCCGTAGGCGGGGCCGTCGGGGCGAACCCGCTGCTGATCGTGCGCCCCTGCCACCGCGTCATCGGCGCCGACGGCTCGCTGACCGGGTACGCCGGAGGCCTCGACCGCAAGGTGCGCCTGCTGACACTGGAGGGCTCGCTCCGCGCGCGGCTCTGACCAGCCCCGTCCTACCGGCCCGGCACCGCCGAGGACCGCACGGTGCGGCCATCCACTCCACGGGCCTGGCTGTGGCTCGGTGGGGACCTGCCCCGGGACGTGACGTCAACCCCACAACACCGCACCGAGCCATGCGCCCATGATCAGCAGGCAGGTGAACAGTTCCGTGAGGATGCTGGAGCCGCCCGAGCGCATCGCTCTGCGCAGGGCGGCCCGCGCTTCACCGTGCCGGCCCAGACGAAGGCGTTCGCAGAGGTAGACGCCACCCATGAACCCGGGGATGGCGCCGAGCACGGGGATCAGGAAGAAGCCGAGAAACGCGCCGAGTCCGGCGAACACCGCCATCCGGGGGGTGGCGCCGCTTTCGCGCAGCCGGCGTGGCGGCAGGGACCAGCGCACCACCTGCGAAACGAACAAGGCCACCGTGGCGCCCACCAGCACGGCCCAGGCGACCGGCTGCGGATCCTCCAGCGCCCACCACAGGATCGCGGCCCACACCAGCCACGACCCCGGCACGCCAGGCACCAGCACTCCGCACAGGCCGAGCAGAACGACCACTGCGACCAGCAGGAGTTCCCACACTCCCATCTGCCCAGGGTGCCCGAGCCGGAGAGAACACGCAGGTCAAGAGTCAAGAGGTGGTGCCGGGAGCGTCGCAGCGGTCAGCGCTCGCGGGTCACCCAGCCGCGCTCGTACGCGTGCCAGCCCAGCTGCAGCCGCGTCGACGCCCCGGTCAGCTCCATCAGCCTCTTCACCCGGCGCTGCACGGTCCGCAGCCCCACATCGAGCTGCTTGGCCACGCTGGCATCGGTCATCCCGGCGAGCAGCAGGGAGAGGATCTCCAGGTCGGCGGCGTCAGGACCGTCCGGCCCCTGCTCGGCGACACCGACCGCACCGCAGCGCAGCGGCAAGGCCACCTGCCACACCGACTCGAACAGGCCGGACAGCAGCTCCAGCAGCCCGCTGGCGTGCACCACCAGCGCCGCGGGCTCGGCCGGGCTGCCGTTCACCGGTACGAGCGCCAGCGAGCGGTCGGCGATCACCAGCTTCGTCGGTACCTCGTCCACCACCCGCACCTGCTCGTCCCGCCCCAACGCGGCGGTCACCTCCGTCATGCCGCCCGGCTGGTCGAGCACGGCCCGCTCCAGGACGACGCGGTAGCGCACCCCACGGGCCGTCGCCTGCTTCTCCGCGTCGTTCTCGCTGCCGGTCACGGCCACCGTGGTACCGGTGACCAGGGCGCACACTTCGCGGCTCGCCCCGAGCTGGATCTGCAGGAAGCGCTGGGCGACGGCGGCGGCGCCCGTCACCACCTCGACCAGATCGTGCACCGTCGGCTCGGTCGAGGTCGCCCGGTACTCCTCGGCCAGCAGCGCCGCCGTCAGTTCGGCCTTCTCCAACTCGTGACGTTGCTGGGTGAGCAGGGCGCCCAGGGCGACGCCCGGGGGAGCGGCGACCCAGCGTCCGGGGCGACCCGAGGACTGGGCGGCCAGGCCATGTCGTTCCAGTCGGCGCAGAGCGCGTTCCGTGTCGTGCTCGCCGAGGGTCAGCCGGCGCGCCAGGTGGGGCACGTCGGCCGCGCCCACGGACACCAGCTCCCGGTACGCCGACTCGTGCGTCTCGTCGAGCCCTATCGCTCTCAGCATCAGGTGCCGCCCATCCCTCTCGTTTCCCACGTTTCATGAGCGTTTCTGACGGTCCCTGTGTGATGTCACGTCGCGTGACTGGCGGGAAACAGCCACGGCGTAAACCCGCCGCCGTACATCATCGCCGTACCGACGGTCACTCTGCCAAGGTGTGGGCGACGGCGAAACCCGTGATCATCCTCTGAAATCCACAGCGGATCTCCGGAACGCCGCGCAGACCCGGAACGGCCGGTCACCAGGCCGTGCTCCGAGGTTTCCGAGAAACGTGATCCGGACTCTTGACGCGCGCAGGGGCGCACAGGGGATATGAGCCCGGGTCACCCCGGTCGCCGGACGGTTCTCCCGTGGGGGGTGGAACCGTCCGGCGACTTTTGACCCCTTTGGTCACAGTGGTGTGCAGAACATCGCTCGGCATGCAGTCTGACGCGGTCAGCCAGGACGCAATTTGCGGATGCCCCGTTTTCATACGGCCCGCGCGGTGGACAATCGGGGACATGAGCCAGCAGGGGGGAAGGCCCACCGGTCACGAGGACGACTGGTGGGGGCAGTTGTACGACGACGCCACCGAGGACACGGGCCCGGCGCCCGGAGCCGACTCCCTCGACGACCGCTTCGCCTCGGCCGCGGGTGCGGTGCGCTCCGCGGGCGCGGCGGAAGGCGCGGACAGGGGGGAGGACGGCGGCCAGGGCAGCACGAGTCCCCCACACGGTGCCGGCTCTGCTCCCGGCGCAGGCCGTGCCGGTGACACGGGAGGCAGTAGCGATGGGGACGGGTTCTCGTCCGGTTCGCGAAGTGCGAGCCCTGTGCCGGCTCCGCGCGACGGGCGCAGGGGCTCTGGTGGGGGCGTCGACTGGTGGACTCCGCAGGACGACGACACGAGGGCGGGAACGCCGTCGGCAACCGGTTCCGCGGTGCCGTCGCCGCGAGGTGGACCCGTGGCCCGACCCGTTGGGGGATCGTTTACTGACCCTGTTGCCGAGCCCGGTCGACAAACTGATTCTCAGCC
It includes:
- a CDS encoding methylated-DNA--[protein]-cysteine S-methyltransferase; its protein translation is MESLLGPLLLTADPDGALTSLSVPGQKGGRTVQEGWRHDRGPFRSAEEQLAAYFAAELKEFRLPLRSAGTAFRERVWAALDSVPYGATTTYGEVAAQLGASRMAVRAVGGAVGANPLLIVRPCHRVIGADGSLTGYAGGLDRKVRLLTLEGSLRARL
- a CDS encoding DUF456 domain-containing protein; translation: MGVWELLLVAVVVLLGLCGVLVPGVPGSWLVWAAILWWALEDPQPVAWAVLVGATVALFVSQVVRWSLPPRRLRESGATPRMAVFAGLGAFLGFFLIPVLGAIPGFMGGVYLCERLRLGRHGEARAALRRAMRSGGSSILTELFTCLLIMGAWLGAVLWG
- a CDS encoding helix-turn-helix domain-containing protein — its product is MLRAIGLDETHESAYRELVSVGAADVPHLARRLTLGEHDTERALRRLERHGLAAQSSGRPGRWVAAPPGVALGALLTQQRHELEKAELTAALLAEEYRATSTEPTVHDLVEVVTGAAAVAQRFLQIQLGASREVCALVTGTTVAVTGSENDAEKQATARGVRYRVVLERAVLDQPGGMTEVTAALGRDEQVRVVDEVPTKLVIADRSLALVPVNGSPAEPAALVVHASGLLELLSGLFESVWQVALPLRCGAVGVAEQGPDGPDAADLEILSLLLAGMTDASVAKQLDVGLRTVQRRVKRLMELTGASTRLQLGWHAYERGWVTRER